The nucleotide window AGTATACAAGATAGCGGGCACAGAGTACAGCATGATGATACGTGGCGATGGAATGGTGAATTTTTCATATGTAAAAATGTCTTTCAGGACAAAACCAGCAGATATGAGAAGCTAAATGTGAAACAATAAGCAAATATATACTTTATTGTGTTCAGCTCAAACACACatactttaaataaaaacaccacCAAaactatataaattttttaacgtaTCAGCAGACACAAAGGATAATTTCGTAATGCAATGGAGTACTGTAAGAGAAgaaataaatattgtaaaaaaattataaaattaatgtGTTGGAATTTGTCTAAAGTCATGCTTTCATCTCTTATTTCGATTTTCACCATACTTTCAACTCCTTTGCAATATCCCAGTAAGTTCAGTATAAAATTCACTTTGGAAAATGCATTACATACACACAATAAACTTGCAATCATTGCcacaatttaatttgcttaaTGACAACCCTTTAGTCCAGAATTGACACAACTTCTAAGGACCTATTCACAAATTTCATTCCAGTTTTTGCGAGAACTTCCCTCAAGGTGGAGATTCATATAAATTGTGGTGTGATTTAATTTgacatcaaaaaaaataatttaaatttagccTGCAGTTCCTttgatgttaaaaataaaaacacattgatGTGAAATTATTTTAGCGATTTTAGACTAAATCACTAATTTTGCCAAATAAATGCTGCACCAAAGTTTAAGCATTTAAGGTATGTAATCTGGTACAACAGTATGGATAAAAACaatgtgttaaaaatttatCCCAATGTATTCTGTCCTTAAAACGTATTTGCAGATGGTACAGGTGTCAGGGAAAAGTATTAAAATCCTAGAAATAATGTATAATAATACCTTAAAGAATTCTACAAGAAGAGCCACGGAAGCAGAACTGAAAGGTATTTTACCATTTTGTTTGCCAAGATTTATAAGAACTGGATGCAGGCTTGAGATTATTacactaaaaatatatatcaatgATGCACAGTGACACGTAGCACTTAaataagaagaaataaaaaagtaaaattatttcAGGGTTCAATACTATTGTTATTATTCAGTTATAACACAGGTTAAACATTAGAATAAAATGTACAGACAAAAGCAGTCTTACCCAACCGCCAGTAGTAACAGCCACAGCAGGTAAGGAAATGTTCCTAACGATGCCATGATTCTACCGAATCAACATATTTAAATGTTCTTATATTTAAAAcactaaaaattaataataaacagTTAGGTCACTTTATGTAAAGTGACCTAACTGTTAGTACTCAACGCTGATGTGAATGCCAAAGTATCAGAGAGAAAGACAGGTAAAGGGAAACTGAACTGGAAAGGCAGTTATATGTCTTGGTGTATGTATAACaggttttaaactttttgtgaaaacttgttttattaaaacatcTGAATCCGTAAaatgttttgtatatataagtatataaataacttatttcttctaaaatattGTTTATCGTATCGAAACTCTCTTTTTCCGAAGCAATTTGACCATACGCTTTTGACGATAAAAGATTTTGCTGGGGGAGTTATCAAATGTAAATTAAATGGCTGTATTTTTCATTTCACGTTGTTTTCTCCTTCTTTGAATTCCTTTTATATATTAAATGAAATACGCCAACCTTaagatacttttttaaaaagttttcttgATTTGGAGATATTTTAGATATATACTGAGTGTGTGTCAAAAGGGTGTTACCGTgtctttaaaaacttttaagttTAGGGTCCATCTGACAAAAGAGATGCAAATGGTACAAATTATaagactttttaaaaatcaaaacaataagGTTGATAAACATTACTCTACCCTTTAAATGACTGTATAAGCAATGCAAAAGTGTTTAATTATTACATATAAACAATAAAAGGTACATTACATATATTAaacacatgttttttaaaagttaccgATTTTAGCAAAAATATGACATTGATGGTTTACCTTGAATATGCACCTAAGTTTCATAGGCATAATTTAGTAACTACACTCCATTCCATTATTGAATTTAGGTATGCATTTTATTCTAACAAATAGACCCCTTAGTAACAGGTccattaaaaaagcaaaaacagatTGTAGATATATATAgttaataacattttatttagttctgtatgtagctatatatatatatagtagctagatataaaaaaagttatttccttGATGTATTATCATGATGATGTTTAGGCTTAAGCATCTTAAGTTGTTGTGGTTTCCTCAATTTCATTGATATTATGTGTTTCATCAGTCATTGATTCCTCCAACTTACGTTTACGCTTTGCAATAGCTTCCTCTCTTTTTCTTCTTATCATTTCCCTCATTTCCTCGGAAATTTTGGGACTCACTTGCTGCTCTGGAGGTTGTGCATGCAGAACATTTTGTGCAGTCACACCTGCATCAACTTCTTCAttgttttctttcaaaatattgTTACCTGTGCTGTTACTATCACCAGCGAAAGGGTCAATGTTGTCATTTTCCATGTTGTTGGTACTGTCTTCATCATCGCccccgttgttgttgttgttttccgtCAAATTATTACGAATTTCTTGTaaagcatgctttatttttcTCTTACCACTTAGAAGCTCTACTTTATGAACAAAATCTGAAAAACACAACTTTGGATAACATTGGTGTGCCCAGTATTCATACCtttgtaatattatttttaaattttcctgcTCTCTGCCTTTTCCTTTTTTGTATTTGAGACTTTCAAAATAATTGTTCACTTTATAAATTCCTTCCATTCTTGGGTTGGTCAGCCATTCGTCATTTAAGTTTGGTAAGCGGTTAATTTGTCTTCGTTTTTTCTGAGGCTCTGTTTTTTCGTTGTTTTCGTTATCATTATTTCCTTCAGAAGCAGCTCCTTCTAAGTCGTTAAGGGGAGAGAGAGGCGGCAGTAGCGGTTGATCAGCTTCTCCAAAAAGATCTTCAGCGTTCACAGGTTCATCTGCTAAAACTTCGTGGTCACTATTTCCCAGCATATTTCGTAGAAAATTAATCTATAGCTGGCTACTGTTGATTGTATTGTTGCAAATCCTTCACTTTTCCCCAACTTTTCGCTTTTGATTTCCCCGCGTATTCCGCGTCTCGATAACCCAGTATCAACAACGTTTTCTTTTTCTAGAGCAATTTTTACAGACGGATGCTCTCCTTCTGTGCTCTcctttgtcaaaaataaaattttcacggTTAAACCTTCAGAGAAGAAAtcttaattaaacaaaacttacaAGCAAACACGCATTAAAATGTAGCTAAATAGCACAGATTAAAatgtatctaaaacatattaaagatttgaagaTAGAAAGAAAAGTCTTTATGATGGCTTGACCACAAAAATGGCATGCTTACGACCATTTCACTTAATGTGAATACTGGCCCGTGATTGGTTTAACCAGTATCACGTTCCcatccacaaaaataaaaaaaaaacacaaatttttggCTGCAAGTTAACCAAGGAAACAGGAATACCATTCTCATCGGAGCAAAGATTTTGGGCCTAAAACCACAATGAAAATTTCTCTTTGCAATATTGTACCTGTCCCTTATATTGCCTAGACTCCGCTTCATTATGTTTTTTCAGTCCTTTATTAAAAACTGGTAAATTTCCAAGTAAATGTAAAATTGCGCAAGTCACTTTTATTTTCAAAGCTGAAGTGAATGCCAAATTATAAACTATAGGCTCATATTTGTACTTTGTAAAAAGTATCCAatctacaaaacaatttaaaattgcatTAAGAAatcagcaacctcgtcccca belongs to Hydractinia symbiolongicarpus strain clone_291-10 chromosome 1, HSymV2.1, whole genome shotgun sequence and includes:
- the LOC130641642 gene encoding TIMELESS-interacting protein-like, yielding MLGNSDHEVLADEPVNAEDLFGEADQPLLPPLSPLNDLEGAASEGNNDNENNEKTEPQKKRRQINRLPNLNDEWLTNPRMEGIYKVNNYFESLKYKKGKGREQENLKIILQRYEYWAHQCYPKLCFSDFVHKVELLSGKRKIKHALQEIRNNLTENNNNNGGDDEDSTNNMENDNIDPFAGDSNSTGNNILKENNEEVDAGVTAQNVLHAQPPEQQVSPKISEEMREMIRRKREEAIAKRKRKLEESMTDETHNINEIEETTTT